In one Winogradskyella sp. MH6 genomic region, the following are encoded:
- a CDS encoding prolyl oligopeptidase family serine peptidase gives MKKLLLITALLSIFVCLKLNAQQLIQPKLQYPETKKINHVDTYFGEDVSDPYRWLEDDRSAETEAWVKSENQTTFGYLDNIPYREELKERLTKLWNYEKIGAPFKEGDYTYFYKNDGLQNQYVIYRYKNDADPETAEVFLDPNTFKEDGTISLGGTSFSKDGKTLAYSISEGGSDWRKILIMNAETKEIIEDTLVDIKFSGMSWYKNEGFYYSSYDKPKGSELSAKTDQHKVYYHKLGTKQSEDQLIYGGTPEEKHRYIYGGVTEDDRYLVITPRVSTSGNKLYIKDLTVPNAPLVEILGHTDSDSNIIENVGSKLYIMTNLNAPNQKIVTVDASNPTPENWEDFIPETENVLSPSTGGGYFFAEYMVDAVSKVLQYDYDGKLVREVKLPGVGSAGGFGAKKEEKELYYSFTNYVTPGSIYKYDIEKGTSELYRKPSIDFNPDNYESKQVFYTSKDGTKIPMIITHKKGIELNGKNPTILYGYGGFNVSLTPSFSITNAVWMEQGGVYAVANLRGGGEYGKKWHNAGTQMKKQNVFDDFIAAAEYLISEKYTSSDYLAIRGGSNGGLLVGATMTQRPDLMKVALPAVGVLDMLRYHTFTAGAGWAYDYGTAEDSKEMFEYLKGYSPVHNVKEGVEYPATLITTGDHDDRVVPAHSFKFAAELQSKQTGDNPVLIRIETDAGHGAGTPVSKTIEQYADIFGFTLYNMGFDVLPSKTKEKVKG, from the coding sequence ATGAAAAAATTACTTTTAATTACTGCATTACTAAGTATTTTTGTTTGTCTAAAATTAAACGCACAACAATTGATTCAACCAAAACTACAATACCCAGAAACAAAAAAAATAAATCATGTTGACACCTACTTTGGCGAAGATGTATCTGACCCATACCGTTGGTTAGAGGATGACAGAAGTGCAGAAACCGAAGCTTGGGTAAAGTCCGAAAACCAGACTACATTTGGCTATTTAGATAATATCCCATACCGAGAGGAATTAAAGGAACGCCTCACCAAACTATGGAATTACGAAAAAATTGGAGCACCTTTTAAAGAAGGGGACTATACTTATTTTTATAAAAACGATGGGTTACAAAACCAGTACGTCATCTACAGATACAAAAACGATGCTGACCCAGAAACAGCTGAAGTATTTTTAGACCCTAATACTTTTAAAGAAGATGGAACAATCTCTTTAGGCGGAACAAGTTTTTCTAAAGATGGTAAAACTTTAGCATACTCAATTTCTGAAGGAGGTAGCGACTGGAGAAAGATTCTTATAATGAATGCCGAAACTAAAGAAATCATTGAAGACACTTTAGTAGATATAAAGTTTAGTGGTATGTCTTGGTACAAAAACGAAGGTTTCTATTACTCTAGCTACGATAAACCAAAAGGAAGTGAGCTTTCTGCGAAAACAGACCAACACAAGGTGTATTATCACAAATTAGGCACTAAGCAATCTGAAGACCAATTAATCTACGGAGGAACTCCTGAAGAAAAACACCGTTATATCTATGGTGGTGTTACAGAAGATGATAGGTATTTAGTAATTACTCCTAGAGTTTCTACGTCTGGTAATAAGCTTTACATTAAAGACTTAACGGTTCCGAACGCTCCTTTAGTTGAAATTTTAGGCCATACAGACTCAGACTCTAACATTATAGAAAATGTAGGCTCTAAGCTCTATATTATGACAAATCTTAACGCACCTAATCAAAAAATAGTTACCGTTGATGCGTCTAACCCAACGCCTGAAAATTGGGAAGATTTTATCCCTGAAACGGAAAATGTACTTAGCCCATCAACAGGTGGTGGCTATTTCTTTGCAGAATATATGGTAGATGCTGTTTCAAAAGTTTTACAATACGACTATGACGGAAAACTTGTAAGAGAAGTAAAACTGCCTGGTGTTGGTAGTGCAGGTGGATTTGGCGCTAAAAAAGAAGAAAAGGAACTGTATTATTCATTTACAAACTATGTGACACCAGGAAGTATTTATAAATATGATATAGAAAAAGGAACATCTGAATTATACCGTAAACCAAGCATAGATTTTAATCCAGATAATTACGAGAGCAAGCAAGTGTTTTATACCTCTAAAGATGGTACAAAAATCCCAATGATAATCACTCATAAAAAAGGCATAGAGCTCAACGGAAAAAACCCAACAATTCTATACGGTTATGGTGGTTTCAATGTTTCATTAACACCAAGCTTTAGTATTACCAATGCTGTTTGGATGGAGCAAGGAGGTGTTTACGCTGTCGCTAATTTACGTGGCGGAGGTGAATACGGAAAAAAATGGCATAATGCAGGCACGCAAATGAAAAAGCAAAATGTTTTCGATGACTTTATAGCTGCAGCAGAATATTTAATTTCAGAAAAATACACCTCATCAGATTACTTGGCTATTAGAGGTGGATCTAACGGAGGTCTATTAGTTGGTGCAACAATGACACAAAGACCAGATTTAATGAAGGTTGCATTGCCTGCGGTAGGCGTTTTAGATATGCTGCGTTATCATACATTTACTGCTGGTGCAGGTTGGGCTTACGATTATGGTACTGCAGAAGACAGTAAAGAAATGTTTGAATACCTTAAAGGTTATTCGCCTGTTCACAATGTAAAAGAAGGTGTTGAATACCCTGCAACTTTGATAACCACAGGAGATCATGATGATAGAGTGGTTCCTGCTCACAGTTTTAAGTTTGCTGCAGAATTGCAAAGCAAGCAAACAGGTGATAATCCAGTATTAATAAGAATTGAAACAGATGCTGGTCACGGAGCAGGTACACCTGTAAGTAAAACCATTGAGCAATATGCTGATATTTTTGGGTTTACACTTTACAATATGGGCTTTGATGTACTACCAAGTAAAACGAAAGAAAAGGTGAAAGGCTAA
- a CDS encoding aspartate-semialdehyde dehydrogenase, translating to MKIAVVGATGLVGSVMLNVLEERNFPIDELLLVASERSVGKKMEFKGKTYEVISIPAAIEKRPDIALFSAGGSTSLEWAPKFAEVGTTVIDNSSAWRMDLSKKLVVPEINAGQLTKEDKIIANPNCSTIQMVMALAPLHHKYKIKRIVVSTYQSVSGTGVKAVEQLENEIAGKKGDMAYHYPIHKNAIPHCDVFEDNGYTKEEMKLVRETQKILDDKSIAVTATAVRIPTAGGHSEAVNVEFENDFDLTEVRQLLNDTDGVTVQDNLDVNVYPMPMYANGKDDVFVGRIRRDGSQPNTLNLWVVSDNLRKGAATNTVQIAEYLVKNSLV from the coding sequence ATGAAAATAGCTGTAGTAGGTGCAACTGGCTTAGTAGGTAGCGTAATGTTAAACGTTCTTGAAGAACGTAATTTCCCAATTGACGAATTGCTTTTAGTAGCATCTGAGCGTTCTGTTGGAAAAAAAATGGAATTCAAAGGAAAGACGTATGAGGTTATAAGCATTCCTGCTGCGATTGAAAAACGTCCTGATATAGCATTATTTTCAGCTGGCGGAAGCACATCTTTAGAGTGGGCTCCAAAATTTGCAGAAGTTGGCACTACAGTTATAGACAATTCTTCGGCTTGGAGAATGGATTTATCAAAAAAGCTCGTTGTTCCTGAAATTAATGCTGGTCAACTAACCAAAGAAGATAAAATTATTGCCAACCCAAATTGTTCTACCATACAAATGGTAATGGCATTAGCTCCACTTCATCATAAATATAAAATAAAGCGTATTGTTGTGTCTACCTACCAATCTGTTTCTGGTACTGGTGTAAAAGCAGTAGAGCAATTAGAAAACGAAATAGCTGGCAAAAAAGGAGACATGGCTTACCACTATCCTATTCACAAAAATGCCATACCACATTGCGATGTTTTTGAAGACAATGGCTATACCAAAGAAGAAATGAAATTGGTTAGAGAAACTCAAAAAATTCTTGATGACAAAAGTATTGCCGTAACCGCTACAGCGGTAAGAATACCAACTGCAGGAGGACATAGTGAAGCTGTAAATGTAGAGTTTGAAAATGATTTTGATTTAACCGAAGTGAGACAGCTCCTTAACGATACAGATGGTGTTACCGTACAAGACAACTTAGATGTTAATGTATACCCAATGCCAATGTATGCCAACGGAAAAGATGATGTTTTTGTGGGCAGAATAAGAAGAGATGGCTCACAACCCAACACACTAAACCTTTGGGTGGTTAGTGATAATCTTAGAAAAGGCGCCGCAACAAATACTGTTCAAATTGCAGAATACCTTGTAAAAAACAGTCTGGTATAG
- the mscL gene encoding large-conductance mechanosensitive channel protein MscL: protein MLKEFKEFAMKGNLVDIAVGFVMGAAFNKVVASFTGGIVSPLIGLIFNSDFKDLRYKLQEGTQNDAGEMVGEVWLEYGTFLTNVIDFIIVAFVMFMVVKGVNKMKKKEEPAPEPPAGPSEIDLLMEIRDSLKK from the coding sequence ATGTTAAAAGAATTTAAGGAATTTGCAATGAAGGGCAACCTTGTAGACATTGCTGTTGGTTTTGTAATGGGTGCTGCTTTCAATAAAGTGGTTGCATCATTCACTGGTGGAATTGTGTCACCATTAATAGGTCTAATTTTCAACTCAGATTTTAAAGACTTAAGATATAAATTACAGGAAGGAACTCAAAACGACGCAGGAGAAATGGTAGGAGAAGTATGGTTAGAGTATGGTACATTTTTAACTAATGTTATTGACTTTATAATCGTTGCATTTGTGATGTTTATGGTTGTAAAAGGAGTTAACAAAATGAAGAAGAAAGAAGAACCAGCTCCAGAACCACCAGCAGGGCCATCTGAAATCGATTTATTAATGGAAATCAGAGATTCTTTAAAGAAATAA
- the alr gene encoding alanine racemase, giving the protein MPKANETVLEIDLGALTHNFNYLKSKLKPNTKFLAVVKAFAYGSDSVVIAKHLETLNIDYFAVAYAKEGVLLRDAGVTTPILVLHPQPVNFKTIIERCLEPSIYSSRILDEFINVAETESQKDYPVHIKFNTGLNRLGFWENDVDSIITKLNKTKSVKVKSLFSHLAASEDKNEIEFTQNQIASFQSIAKDFKSKLDYNPWLHLCNTSGIINYPEGHLDMVRSGIGLYGFGNSTIEDQKLKPIASLKSVISQIHTIEKGETVGYNRAYLAQDFEKTATIPIGHADGITRVYGKGKGFVFINGKKAPIIGNVCMDMIMVNITGIDCKEGDEVVIFDGIHKASNLAESSGTISYEIITAISQRVKRIIISD; this is encoded by the coding sequence ATGCCAAAAGCGAATGAAACGGTCTTGGAAATTGATTTAGGTGCCTTAACACATAACTTCAATTATTTAAAATCTAAACTTAAACCCAACACCAAATTTCTGGCTGTTGTAAAAGCCTTTGCTTATGGTAGTGATTCTGTTGTTATAGCTAAACATTTGGAAACCCTCAATATAGACTACTTTGCTGTAGCTTATGCTAAAGAAGGTGTTTTACTAAGAGATGCTGGCGTTACAACACCTATCTTGGTACTTCACCCTCAGCCTGTTAATTTTAAAACGATAATAGAGCGCTGTTTGGAGCCTAGCATTTATAGTTCTAGAATTTTAGATGAGTTTATAAACGTTGCAGAGACTGAGTCTCAAAAAGACTATCCTGTACACATTAAATTCAATACAGGTTTAAACCGCCTTGGTTTTTGGGAAAATGATGTAGACAGCATAATTACCAAATTAAATAAAACCAAATCTGTAAAAGTGAAATCCCTTTTTTCACATTTAGCTGCCAGTGAGGATAAAAATGAAATTGAATTCACCCAAAATCAAATAGCAAGTTTTCAATCTATTGCTAAAGATTTTAAATCTAAATTAGATTATAACCCTTGGTTGCACTTATGCAACACTTCTGGTATTATAAACTATCCTGAAGGACATTTAGATATGGTTCGTAGTGGTATTGGGCTTTACGGTTTTGGAAACTCAACCATAGAAGACCAAAAGCTAAAACCAATTGCAAGTTTAAAGTCTGTAATATCACAAATTCATACTATTGAAAAAGGAGAAACCGTAGGTTATAACAGAGCATATCTAGCACAAGATTTTGAAAAAACAGCCACCATCCCAATTGGTCATGCCGATGGTATAACAAGGGTTTATGGTAAAGGCAAAGGTTTTGTTTTTATCAATGGTAAAAAAGCACCTATAATTGGCAATGTTTGTATGGACATGATAATGGTTAACATTACAGGTATTGATTGTAAAGAGGGTGACGAAGTTGTAATATTCGACGGTATACATAAGGCTTCCAATCTTGCGGAATCTTCTGGCACGATTTCTTATGAAATCATCACCGCAATCTCTCAGCGTGTTAAAAGAATTATTATCTCAGATTAG
- a CDS encoding thymidine kinase, producing MFLENTVNHKEQFGWIEVICGSMFSGKTEELIRRLKRAQFARQKVEIFKPAVDVRYDDEMVVSHDSNEIRSTPVPAAANIPILADGCDVVGIDEAQFFDDEIVRVCNDLANKGIRVIVAGLDMDFKGNPFGPMPYLMATAEYVTKVHAICTRTGNLAQYSYRKAQSDDLVLLGEVEEYEPLSRAAFYKSMLRDKVRQMKVKDAEEINPKEKKSDAKSE from the coding sequence ATGTTTCTTGAAAATACGGTAAATCATAAAGAACAATTTGGGTGGATTGAGGTGATATGTGGATCAATGTTCTCTGGTAAAACCGAAGAACTGATTCGCAGGTTAAAACGCGCCCAATTTGCCAGACAAAAAGTTGAAATTTTTAAACCTGCTGTAGATGTGAGGTATGATGATGAAATGGTGGTTTCTCACGATTCTAACGAAATTCGCTCTACTCCTGTACCAGCTGCAGCCAACATTCCTATTTTAGCAGATGGTTGTGATGTTGTTGGTATTGACGAAGCTCAGTTTTTTGATGATGAAATTGTGAGAGTATGCAACGATTTGGCAAACAAAGGCATTCGTGTTATCGTCGCTGGTTTAGATATGGATTTTAAAGGCAATCCTTTTGGGCCAATGCCATATCTTATGGCAACCGCAGAGTATGTTACAAAAGTGCACGCTATCTGTACAAGAACAGGAAACCTGGCGCAATACAGTTATAGAAAAGCACAAAGTGATGATTTGGTTTTGCTTGGGGAAGTAGAAGAATACGAACCTTTGAGTCGTGCCGCTTTTTACAAATCCATGCTTAGAGATAAAGTAAGACAGATGAAAGTGAAAGATGCTGAAGAAATCAATCCTAAAGAAAAAAAATCGGATGCCAAAAGCGAATGA
- a CDS encoding DUF7933 domain-containing protein, with translation MKKRLCLLLILLYSSSFLFSQTTDLSINIEVQDLSGTAISQVDVYEDFQYLITLSNSGNAINNASISVDFDDDITILSTSSQNNINGASDVSGISITANVLTATVANMPNNSSVEFLVLVSAPTNLGGIAVNGTISPPAGTTDTNTSNNQSIISIDVLDIVIDFEVTHTQVSPTPGTPVGAWGDEATYQFTITNNSAIDFPVEVIRGRLILTSLLGNGQPFAEFISIECIDSTNGTLCPDLSTIAGSSSSITTSNVSTAPSIFTFNDGFEITSGGSITFEMAYRYTNFTCSSDPMPIMVDSFIEIALNHANVSSNLSNFVETVLPNADQCPTTDACIETQIIDPTDTTDIDYNEEVTFETTVCNNGPSEAPLFFFIQNLSANVDWDIISVNCITTTGPVTCGDFTISDNGQLWVSSEFVLQPNTTITIETVVVFLEPPCNPFPTQIDATIKSQIVLLPTQTIDTNTDNNYYYNYITLPTEEPCDTEDISDIQVTKTQIFPELPIGSSQTNTAEWGEITYEITVTNDGNTDEPIQVQDHMPVPLAGDVPITGTLVSVECSGTTGTASCFTIANANIGVTFDGATEDGSFDTFWEILPEDNWILPANSSVSFTVTVDWQPECSTQPMIGTNYVRVNYVNNVPETNLGNNTAFVETYFAPCIDLVVQTYPEFAQVDTGEPFDWIVDISNSTTSSSAIDIQFENILDNAFTISGSPACSITSGSATCISTFNISGNTITGVIPSMEAGSTIRVTIPVTAPNYGGGFNNIAEAFPNAADNEELTPETNISVNSVQVVSPVLDKLFFPDTIFEGDESELIFSVYNIASNPTQNGIAFTDNLPTGVTLTSSPVWIDANGCTATFSGVAGDTFVGITDLTFPSGVESCTFSVMVTSDVAGTYLNDFQNMSDTNNLDASQVSATLNVIVDPSNVDIEILKSVEPSEAIVGQEVTFTITATNIGTTQATGVQVLDALPVGYEYISATTSSGIFDDSSLSWSIPVLEPNQSETLQINVLVVASTDLLNVAFLNTLNEVDRDDSNNEDDAIVEISNCLSIPEGISPNGDLENDFLVIPCIERFPDNTIKIYNRYGTLIYETNNYDNSWDGRANRGIPKSSGLLPVGTYFYILEINGIAKPLQGYVYLNY, from the coding sequence GTGAAAAAACGGCTTTGTCTTTTATTAATACTTTTATATAGTTCCTCCTTCTTATTTAGTCAAACCACAGATTTATCAATAAACATAGAGGTCCAAGACCTAAGTGGTACAGCCATTTCTCAGGTAGATGTTTATGAGGATTTTCAATATTTAATTACGCTTTCAAATTCTGGTAATGCCATTAACAACGCCTCTATTTCAGTAGATTTTGATGATGATATTACCATACTCTCAACAAGTTCCCAGAATAATATTAATGGTGCCTCTGATGTTTCAGGCATTTCTATTACCGCAAATGTATTAACAGCTACAGTAGCAAATATGCCAAATAACTCTAGCGTAGAGTTCCTGGTATTGGTCTCTGCTCCTACCAACTTGGGTGGTATTGCTGTTAATGGTACTATAAGTCCTCCTGCTGGAACAACCGACACTAATACCAGTAATAACCAATCTATTATTTCTATAGATGTGTTAGATATTGTTATTGATTTTGAAGTGACACACACTCAAGTTTCACCAACTCCCGGAACACCTGTTGGTGCTTGGGGTGACGAAGCAACTTATCAATTCACTATAACTAATAATAGTGCTATAGACTTTCCTGTTGAAGTTATTAGAGGTCGATTAATTTTAACGTCACTCCTTGGAAATGGTCAACCATTTGCAGAATTTATTTCTATAGAATGTATAGACTCAACCAACGGCACACTTTGTCCAGATTTAAGCACTATTGCTGGTTCTTCTAGTAGCATTACCACTTCTAACGTCTCTACCGCACCTTCAATCTTTACGTTTAATGATGGTTTTGAAATTACATCTGGCGGCAGTATTACTTTTGAGATGGCTTATCGCTACACCAACTTTACATGTTCATCTGACCCAATGCCCATTATGGTCGACAGCTTTATTGAAATTGCCTTAAATCATGCTAATGTATCATCAAATCTATCCAACTTTGTAGAAACTGTTCTTCCAAATGCAGACCAGTGTCCTACAACAGATGCATGCATTGAAACCCAAATTATTGATCCTACAGATACTACAGATATAGATTATAATGAAGAAGTTACTTTTGAAACAACAGTTTGTAATAATGGCCCTTCTGAAGCTCCTTTGTTTTTCTTCATTCAAAACTTATCGGCTAATGTCGATTGGGATATAATTTCGGTAAATTGTATAACAACTACCGGACCTGTTACTTGTGGAGATTTTACAATTTCTGATAATGGCCAATTATGGGTAAGCAGTGAATTTGTACTACAGCCCAATACTACCATAACCATTGAGACGGTAGTGGTTTTCCTAGAGCCTCCATGCAACCCATTTCCAACTCAAATTGACGCTACAATTAAAAGTCAGATAGTACTCCTGCCAACTCAAACTATAGATACAAACACTGACAACAATTATTACTATAACTACATAACACTTCCTACTGAGGAACCTTGTGATACTGAAGATATTTCTGACATACAAGTTACAAAAACTCAAATTTTTCCAGAATTACCTATTGGAAGTTCACAAACAAATACTGCAGAATGGGGAGAAATAACCTATGAAATTACTGTGACCAATGATGGCAATACTGATGAGCCTATACAAGTGCAAGACCACATGCCTGTTCCATTGGCTGGTGATGTCCCTATTACTGGAACTCTAGTTAGTGTGGAATGTTCAGGAACGACTGGTACAGCCTCTTGTTTCACAATTGCAAATGCTAATATCGGTGTTACTTTTGATGGAGCAACCGAAGACGGAAGCTTCGACACCTTTTGGGAGATTTTACCTGAAGATAATTGGATACTTCCGGCAAATAGTTCGGTATCATTTACCGTTACCGTAGATTGGCAGCCAGAATGTTCTACACAACCTATGATTGGCACAAACTATGTGAGAGTAAATTATGTAAATAATGTTCCTGAGACTAATCTTGGTAACAATACTGCATTTGTAGAAACATACTTTGCTCCTTGTATAGATTTAGTAGTGCAGACTTATCCTGAATTTGCCCAAGTAGATACTGGAGAGCCTTTTGATTGGATTGTAGACATAAGTAACAGTACCACAAGTTCTAGTGCTATAGATATACAATTTGAAAACATTTTAGATAACGCGTTTACAATTTCCGGTAGTCCAGCTTGTAGTATAACTTCTGGCAGTGCAACCTGTATTTCTACATTTAATATCAGCGGAAATACAATAACCGGAGTAATTCCTTCAATGGAAGCTGGCTCAACAATCAGAGTGACGATTCCTGTAACAGCACCTAATTATGGAGGCGGATTTAACAACATTGCAGAAGCTTTTCCAAATGCTGCCGACAATGAAGAATTAACTCCAGAAACTAATATTTCAGTTAATAGTGTTCAGGTGGTATCTCCTGTACTTGATAAACTATTTTTTCCAGATACAATTTTTGAAGGCGACGAAAGTGAATTGATTTTTTCAGTCTATAATATTGCATCCAACCCAACTCAAAACGGTATAGCCTTTACCGATAATTTACCAACTGGAGTTACTTTAACCTCATCTCCTGTTTGGATTGATGCTAATGGATGTACAGCCACATTTAGTGGTGTTGCTGGAGACACTTTTGTAGGGATTACTGACTTAACTTTTCCGAGTGGAGTTGAAAGTTGTACGTTTTCGGTAATGGTAACCTCAGATGTTGCTGGCACATATCTTAATGATTTTCAAAATATGAGCGACACAAATAATTTAGATGCTTCGCAAGTAAGTGCAACGTTAAATGTTATTGTTGATCCTTCAAATGTAGATATCGAAATCTTAAAATCTGTAGAGCCATCCGAAGCTATCGTTGGCCAAGAAGTAACGTTTACTATTACAGCTACAAATATTGGTACAACACAGGCAACAGGTGTTCAGGTTCTAGATGCGCTTCCTGTTGGATACGAATACATTTCTGCCACAACAAGCTCTGGTATTTTTGATGATAGCTCTTTGTCTTGGTCTATTCCTGTTTTAGAACCTAATCAATCTGAAACTTTACAAATCAATGTGTTAGTGGTGGCTTCAACCGATTTGTTGAATGTTGCTTTTCTTAACACTTTAAATGAAGTTGATAGAGACGACTCTAACAATGAAGATGATGCCATTGTAGAAATATCTAATTGCTTATCTATTCCTGAAGGAATTTCTCCTAATGGGGACTTAGAAAACGACTTTTTGGTCATTCCTTGTATTGAGCGTTTTCCTGATAATACAATTAAAATCTACAATCGCTATGGCACATTAATCTATGAAACCAATAATTATGATAACTCATGGGATGGTAGGGCAAACAGAGGCATACCTAAATCGTCTGGCTTACTGCCTGTTGGTACCTATTTCTATATTTTAGAGATTAATGGAATTGCAAAACCTCTACAAGGGTATGTGTATTTGAATTACTAG
- the rsmI gene encoding 16S rRNA (cytidine(1402)-2'-O)-methyltransferase — MKLYLVPTPIGNLKDITFRAIEVLKEADLILAEDTRTSGKLLKHFEISTHMQSHHMHNEHKTVDHLIEKLKSGMTIAVISDAGTPAISDPGFLLVRACVENNIEVECLPGATAFVPALVNSGLPNDKFVFEGFLPVKKGRQTRLLLLAEETRTMIFYESPHKLVKTLGHFCEYFGEDRPVSVSRELTKLYEETVRGTAKEVLEHYTNKPPKGEIVVVVGGKK, encoded by the coding sequence ATGAAACTTTACCTAGTACCAACACCTATAGGAAACCTTAAGGATATCACTTTTAGAGCGATTGAAGTTTTAAAAGAAGCAGATTTAATACTTGCTGAAGATACCAGAACTTCAGGAAAGCTTTTAAAGCATTTTGAGATTTCCACACATATGCAAAGCCACCATATGCACAATGAGCATAAAACGGTGGATCACTTAATCGAGAAACTAAAATCGGGAATGACAATTGCTGTGATTAGTGACGCTGGTACACCTGCGATTTCCGACCCAGGGTTTTTATTAGTTAGAGCCTGTGTAGAAAACAATATTGAAGTTGAATGTTTGCCAGGCGCTACAGCCTTTGTGCCAGCATTGGTAAATAGTGGTTTACCAAATGATAAGTTTGTGTTTGAAGGCTTTTTACCTGTTAAAAAAGGTCGCCAAACTAGACTGTTACTTTTAGCAGAAGAAACCCGAACCATGATTTTTTACGAAAGTCCACATAAGTTAGTTAAGACTTTAGGACATTTTTGTGAGTATTTTGGCGAAGACAGACCAGTTTCCGTATCCAGAGAGCTTACCAAACTTTATGAAGAAACTGTGAGAGGAACAGCTAAGGAAGTTTTAGAACATTACACCAATAAGCCGCCAAAAGGTGAGATTGTTGTTGTGGTTGGTGGGAAGAAATAG